From the genome of Streptomyces sp. V1I1, one region includes:
- a CDS encoding histidine kinase, whose translation MPSFDISRSRFRLADEHVIVLSELAAGDEVPDEFAAARKELLDCGLIDEDGKLSHLLLPLMKTVLTPGVIISLEAASRQGKLHHGMLIGEEHVVAHEAWPGVTEAEYSCVEPKMLVWKLADMVNLQQSSAARDTALSVVETTTGTVEAGLAVLEGERLVRSADDEREAIRRALATGGSLGEPALTLVADLISELRSSWRLTAAWQAHHEGQDGVETRGFAVWDCSPLGYWLRELPTEPVPAERITPASTFRLVRVDAKTIWTRITGLLPDEGELRHAAARQPRQGF comes from the coding sequence ATGCCTTCGTTCGACATTTCCCGGTCCCGCTTCCGGCTGGCCGACGAGCATGTGATCGTGCTCTCCGAGCTGGCGGCAGGGGACGAGGTGCCCGACGAGTTCGCGGCGGCCCGGAAGGAGCTGCTGGACTGCGGTCTGATCGATGAGGACGGGAAGCTGTCCCATCTGCTGCTGCCGCTGATGAAGACGGTCCTCACCCCGGGGGTGATCATCTCGCTAGAGGCCGCCAGCCGGCAGGGCAAGCTGCACCACGGCATGCTCATCGGTGAGGAGCACGTCGTCGCGCACGAGGCGTGGCCGGGCGTGACCGAGGCCGAGTACTCCTGCGTCGAGCCGAAGATGCTGGTCTGGAAGCTCGCCGACATGGTGAACCTCCAGCAGTCTTCGGCCGCCCGGGACACGGCTCTCTCCGTCGTCGAGACGACCACCGGCACCGTCGAGGCGGGTCTCGCGGTCCTGGAAGGCGAGCGCCTCGTCCGGTCTGCCGACGACGAGCGCGAGGCGATCCGCCGGGCCCTCGCGACGGGCGGCAGCCTCGGCGAGCCGGCGCTGACGCTCGTCGCCGACCTGATCTCCGAGCTCCGGTCGAGCTGGCGCCTGACCGCGGCCTGGCAGGCCCACCACGAGGGCCAGGACGGTGTGGAGACGCGCGGCTTCGCCGTCTGGGACTGCAGCCCCCTCGGCTACTGGCTGCGGGAGCTGCCCACCGAGCCTGTGCCCGCGGAGCGGATCACCCCGGCGAGCACCTTCAGGCTCGTCCGCGTGGACGCCAAGACGATCTGGACGCGGATCACCGGCCTCCTGCCCGACGAGGGCGAGCTCCGGCACGCCGCGGCACGCCAGCCGCGCCAGGGCTTTTAG
- a CDS encoding helix-turn-helix domain-containing protein, translating to MRRKLTQERLAERAGLSVDVIRKLEQGVRQTARLSTLNALARALDVEPSTLVGQPTTFEVRTEDEQPSVLALRQAISPVADLLGQESDPEDPPTIAQLRASLRSTEHIRREGRMGEIGLLLPQLIRDAKAGSRTFTGSEGAAAQSVLAEAYQVAATTLAALGKEDAAFTALERSMKAARKGMILILRRLESPAWHGSSPSRGGWLMPSSWR from the coding sequence ATGCGACGGAAACTGACACAGGAGAGGCTCGCGGAACGAGCGGGCTTGTCTGTCGACGTCATCCGTAAGCTCGAACAGGGCGTACGTCAGACGGCCCGGCTCTCGACGTTGAACGCCTTGGCCCGAGCCTTGGACGTGGAACCGTCCACACTCGTCGGGCAGCCCACCACCTTCGAGGTGCGCACCGAAGACGAGCAGCCATCCGTCCTTGCACTGCGCCAGGCCATCTCGCCTGTCGCTGACTTGTTGGGACAGGAATCGGACCCTGAGGATCCGCCAACCATCGCACAACTGCGGGCGTCTCTGAGGTCCACCGAGCACATCCGGCGAGAGGGGCGCATGGGCGAGATCGGTTTGCTGCTGCCTCAGTTGATCAGGGATGCCAAAGCCGGCAGTCGGACGTTCACTGGATCTGAGGGGGCCGCCGCTCAGTCCGTTCTCGCTGAGGCGTACCAGGTCGCGGCCACCACCCTGGCGGCACTCGGTAAGGAGGACGCGGCGTTCACCGCCCTTGAGCGCTCTATGAAGGCGGCTCGCAAGGGGATGATCCTCATCTTGAGACGGTTGGAGTCTCCAGCCTGGCATGGATCTTCACCAAGCAGGGGCGGCTGGCTGATGCCGAGCAGTTGGCGTTGA
- a CDS encoding WXG100 family type VII secretion target: MAQQNDGIMLVTYASLDQAAGTIETQAKRLDEALEAIQTKIRGVSATFEGEAKTAADGAHAKWDQETRAIHTALKGIAKAVREAGPAYQAGDKKAAGYF, encoded by the coding sequence GTGGCACAACAGAACGACGGCATCATGCTCGTCACGTACGCTTCGCTGGACCAGGCAGCTGGGACGATCGAGACCCAGGCGAAGCGCCTCGACGAAGCCCTTGAGGCCATCCAGACGAAGATCCGTGGCGTCTCCGCCACCTTCGAGGGTGAGGCAAAGACCGCAGCGGACGGCGCTCACGCCAAGTGGGACCAGGAGACACGGGCCATTCACACGGCTCTGAAGGGCATCGCCAAGGCAGTTCGCGAGGCGGGCCCGGCCTACCAGGCAGGCGACAAGAAGGCCGCAGGCTACTTCTAG
- a CDS encoding WXG100 family type VII secretion target — MAVQKVGDQSLKDFQDEISRKFEDVKGQLKNLQGVIDGLEGQWKGIGAGAFDVKQNEINQGMVRIAKLLLNFQEAIQVTRTTAGNTEDEVEAALRGVDVTAGFSGDAGATRAATSNIAGY, encoded by the coding sequence ATGGCAGTCCAGAAGGTCGGCGATCAGAGTCTCAAGGATTTCCAGGATGAAATCTCGAGGAAGTTCGAAGACGTCAAGGGGCAGCTGAAGAATCTCCAAGGCGTCATCGACGGCCTCGAAGGTCAGTGGAAGGGCATCGGCGCCGGCGCCTTCGACGTGAAGCAGAACGAGATCAACCAGGGAATGGTGCGGATCGCGAAGCTGCTGCTCAACTTCCAGGAAGCGATTCAGGTCACCCGCACGACCGCCGGCAACACCGAAGACGAGGTGGAGGCGGCCCTGCGCGGAGTCGACGTGACCGCTGGCTTCTCGGGTGACGCTGGTGCGACGAGGGCAGCGACCTCGAACATCGCAGGCTACTGA
- a CDS encoding S8 family serine peptidase, with the protein MTAGTSHERRRSALLALRRGLTCTLTLVCAWAIGVVGMAPVAVAADMRAKQWYLDAMHAEEVWKSATGEGIKVAVIDSGVNPSTPSLKGQVLKGFDATDAPGEATDDYNGHGTTMAELIAGTGEGGGLRGLAPGAEIIPVRVADGAFAGKHKVNAWDEAAAIRAAADSDARVINMSWGTAFMTPREQEAVKYAESKGKLFFAPVGNSAKKGNKPEYPASYREVVGVGASDRDGQVADYSQHGDFVDITAPGNDIPRWCNASFKSYCDGDGGTSAATAIASASAALIWSAHPDWTANQVLRVMFESAARAEGSKEGTLSNYLGHGIVRPGAHINRGLGKPGDPNISPLTNKKTAGSSASPAPSAPASSQAPNGNGSDQAAVAGSSEKVEDDSQLGLIIGGIAAVIVLAGGAFAVVRRRRAAQ; encoded by the coding sequence ATGACAGCAGGAACGAGCCACGAGCGGCGGCGCTCTGCGCTGCTCGCTCTGCGGCGGGGTCTGACTTGCACGCTGACTCTGGTCTGTGCGTGGGCTATCGGTGTCGTCGGCATGGCTCCGGTCGCGGTGGCGGCCGACATGCGGGCGAAGCAGTGGTACCTGGACGCGATGCACGCCGAGGAAGTGTGGAAGAGCGCTACTGGCGAGGGAATCAAGGTCGCTGTCATTGACTCGGGCGTCAACCCTTCGACGCCTTCGCTGAAGGGGCAGGTCCTGAAAGGGTTTGATGCAACGGACGCGCCCGGGGAGGCAACGGACGACTATAACGGGCATGGGACGACCATGGCCGAACTGATTGCCGGTACGGGTGAGGGCGGTGGTCTGCGCGGACTGGCACCCGGCGCCGAGATCATCCCTGTGCGAGTTGCGGATGGTGCATTTGCGGGCAAGCACAAGGTGAATGCCTGGGATGAAGCGGCTGCCATTAGGGCAGCGGCCGATAGTGATGCACGCGTCATCAACATGTCGTGGGGCACTGCGTTCATGACTCCTCGCGAGCAAGAGGCGGTCAAGTATGCAGAAAGCAAAGGCAAGTTGTTCTTCGCCCCCGTCGGTAATAGCGCCAAGAAGGGCAACAAACCAGAGTACCCTGCCAGTTACCGAGAAGTCGTCGGCGTCGGCGCCTCCGACCGTGACGGCCAGGTAGCCGACTACTCTCAGCACGGCGACTTCGTTGACATCACCGCCCCCGGCAACGACATCCCCCGCTGGTGCAACGCAAGCTTCAAGAGCTACTGCGATGGCGACGGCGGAACCAGCGCCGCCACCGCCATCGCTTCCGCCTCCGCCGCCCTGATCTGGTCCGCCCACCCTGATTGGACCGCGAACCAGGTCCTCCGCGTCATGTTCGAAAGCGCAGCTCGGGCGGAGGGCTCGAAGGAGGGCACGCTCAGCAACTACCTCGGCCACGGCATCGTCCGCCCGGGCGCGCACATCAACCGCGGCCTCGGCAAACCCGGCGACCCGAATATCAGCCCCCTGACCAACAAGAAGACGGCCGGCTCGTCCGCCTCGCCCGCCCCTTCTGCACCAGCTTCGTCACAAGCCCCGAATGGCAACGGCAGTGACCAGGCCGCCGTGGCAGGCTCCAGCGAGAAGGTCGAAGACGACAGCCAGTTGGGCCTCATCATCGGCGGAATTGCAGCCGTGATTGTCCTTGCGGGCGGGGCCTTCGCCGTAGTCCGTCGGCGGCGCGCCGCCCAATGA
- the mycP gene encoding type VII secretion-associated serine protease mycosin produces the protein MVAGAAAVALVGTPVAPAAPAVADTTQCTFPNKNYEGRPWALQRVLLDELWKQSTGKGVKVAVIDTGVDIRHPQLKAAVDVKSGVNLIPKIPKDANGNKVERGKEDGTTDTVGHGTKVAGIIAAHPAKGTGFVGLAPDATIIPIQQNDAEGRGTAKTLAAAIQHAIDKGAGVINISQDTANAVEPAPQLKEAVGRALAKDIVVVASAGNDGLGGNVKKTYPASYEGVLAVASSDRNNERAAFSQSGDFVGIAAPGVDMVTTVPGGGHCADSGTSFSAPYVAGIAALIKSKHKDWTQRQIVAQIQQTAERSIPGHDRLVGWGVVDPVRALTEDDEPIEKPVAHEGVAKAEAPTPAELHLGETAEERNARLATYVVVGGGVLVAAIAGGAVALRDARRRTRRITGEARG, from the coding sequence ATGGTTGCGGGCGCAGCGGCAGTCGCCCTGGTCGGGACGCCGGTGGCACCCGCGGCCCCCGCCGTCGCCGACACGACCCAGTGCACCTTTCCGAACAAGAACTACGAGGGCCGCCCTTGGGCGTTGCAGCGGGTATTGCTCGACGAGTTGTGGAAGCAGTCCACCGGCAAGGGCGTGAAGGTCGCGGTCATCGACACCGGAGTCGACATCCGGCACCCGCAGCTCAAGGCCGCGGTGGACGTCAAGAGCGGCGTGAACCTGATCCCCAAGATTCCGAAGGACGCGAACGGTAACAAGGTCGAGCGCGGCAAGGAGGACGGCACCACGGACACAGTGGGCCACGGCACCAAGGTCGCGGGCATCATCGCCGCACACCCGGCGAAAGGCACTGGTTTCGTAGGCCTCGCCCCTGATGCCACGATCATCCCCATCCAGCAGAACGACGCGGAGGGCCGCGGCACCGCCAAGACGCTCGCCGCGGCCATCCAGCACGCGATCGACAAGGGTGCGGGTGTCATCAACATCTCCCAGGACACCGCCAACGCGGTCGAGCCGGCCCCCCAGTTGAAGGAGGCCGTGGGCCGGGCTCTTGCGAAGGACATCGTGGTCGTGGCCTCGGCGGGCAACGACGGCCTCGGGGGCAACGTCAAGAAGACGTACCCCGCGTCCTACGAGGGCGTTCTCGCGGTCGCGTCGTCGGACCGCAACAACGAACGAGCGGCCTTCTCCCAGTCGGGCGACTTCGTCGGCATCGCGGCCCCTGGAGTGGACATGGTGACGACGGTCCCGGGTGGCGGTCACTGCGCCGACAGCGGCACCAGTTTCTCCGCCCCGTACGTGGCCGGTATCGCCGCCCTGATCAAGAGCAAGCACAAGGACTGGACCCAGCGGCAGATCGTGGCCCAGATCCAGCAGACCGCGGAACGGTCGATCCCTGGCCATGACCGCCTGGTGGGCTGGGGCGTCGTCGACCCGGTGCGCGCTCTGACCGAGGACGACGAGCCGATCGAGAAGCCGGTCGCCCACGAAGGCGTGGCGAAGGCGGAGGCCCCGACCCCGGCCGAACTCCACCTCGGAGAGACGGCGGAGGAGCGCAACGCACGCCTCGCGACCTATGTCGTTGTGGGCGGTGGCGTCCTGGTCGCGGCAATTGCTGGTGGTGCGGTGGCCCTGCGCGATGCCCGGCGGCGGACGAGGCGGATCACGGGGGAGGCGCGTGGCTGA
- the eccB gene encoding type VII secretion protein EccB, translating to MASRRDELNAYTFAKRRLIAQFVQPNATGSEEGAPRPLRAVVPGAIVGVVVLAVFGAWGMFKPVAAKGWDKPKEHVIIASKSTTRYVVLKTKGKVQLHPVLNMSSAKLLLDPDKGKVINVDESVLDSGKIPHGATLGIPYAPDRLPAAKDAGAAKRWAVCERPGEGGRTIAKAAFVFADREHKKTEGASRLRGGDLIYVRNSDKARYVVDAGGTAYAVADDELLLRQLVGQGRAPQRVSTAWLETLHKGDPVSFPKIQGIPGDDANVPGDLESDANRVGMILKATDGTRNQQYVVLPGRVAPVSDFTAKLLLSSRDLIGLGQAGRAKSVSAATFQPGAAFGQDKKWPASAPRPVNSASAAEGSRNTVCNVLRKVDEDNGSTTLSTWAGTDFPAVLPTGASSAYVTPGSGLLFRQFKGATTSSGFLFLVTDTGLRYAMQSNSDSATDSSGIGDSGSKTEREQRQQEAQQAQNRLGYKDVDPVPVPAAWSTFLPTGPRLSTGAAKQPQGS from the coding sequence ATGGCATCACGACGGGACGAACTCAACGCCTACACCTTCGCGAAGCGGAGACTGATCGCGCAGTTCGTGCAGCCGAACGCCACCGGCTCGGAGGAGGGGGCGCCGCGGCCGCTGCGCGCGGTGGTCCCTGGAGCCATCGTCGGAGTGGTGGTTCTCGCGGTGTTCGGGGCCTGGGGCATGTTCAAGCCCGTAGCGGCCAAGGGCTGGGACAAGCCCAAGGAGCACGTGATCATTGCCAGCAAGTCCACCACCAGGTATGTGGTGTTGAAGACGAAGGGCAAGGTTCAGCTCCATCCGGTGCTGAACATGTCGTCCGCCAAGCTCTTGCTCGACCCGGACAAGGGCAAGGTCATCAATGTCGACGAGTCGGTGCTCGACAGCGGCAAGATTCCGCACGGCGCGACGCTCGGCATCCCGTATGCCCCTGACCGGCTGCCCGCGGCCAAGGACGCCGGCGCCGCCAAGCGCTGGGCGGTGTGCGAGCGCCCCGGCGAAGGCGGCCGGACCATCGCGAAGGCCGCGTTCGTCTTCGCGGACCGGGAGCACAAGAAGACCGAGGGCGCGAGCCGGCTGCGCGGCGGTGACCTGATCTACGTGCGGAACTCCGACAAGGCCCGCTATGTCGTCGACGCCGGGGGAACCGCGTACGCCGTGGCCGACGACGAACTGCTGCTGCGCCAGCTGGTCGGCCAGGGCCGCGCACCGCAGCGGGTGTCCACAGCCTGGTTGGAAACCCTGCACAAGGGAGACCCCGTCTCGTTCCCCAAGATCCAGGGCATCCCCGGCGACGACGCCAACGTGCCCGGCGACCTCGAGTCCGACGCGAACCGCGTCGGCATGATCCTGAAGGCGACCGACGGAACCAGGAACCAGCAGTACGTCGTCCTGCCGGGCCGGGTGGCTCCGGTGTCGGACTTCACCGCGAAGCTGCTGCTCAGCAGCCGCGACCTGATCGGTCTCGGTCAGGCCGGCCGGGCGAAGTCCGTCAGCGCCGCGACCTTCCAGCCGGGAGCCGCATTCGGCCAGGACAAGAAGTGGCCGGCCAGCGCACCGCGGCCGGTCAACTCGGCGAGTGCCGCGGAAGGCAGCCGTAACACCGTGTGCAACGTCCTGCGCAAGGTCGACGAGGACAACGGCTCCACCACGCTCAGCACCTGGGCGGGCACCGACTTCCCCGCGGTCCTGCCGACCGGGGCCAGCAGCGCGTACGTCACACCGGGCTCGGGACTGCTCTTCCGCCAGTTCAAGGGCGCCACGACCAGCTCGGGCTTCCTGTTCCTGGTCACGGACACCGGCCTGCGCTATGCCATGCAGTCCAACAGCGACAGTGCGACGGACTCCTCCGGCATCGGTGACTCGGGCTCCAAGACGGAGCGCGAGCAACGGCAGCAGGAGGCACAGCAGGCGCAGAACAGGCTCGGATACAAGGACGTCGATCCGGTGCCGGTGCCGGCAGCCTGGTCGACCTTCCTGCCGACCGGCCCGCGTCTGTCGACCGGGGCTGCGAAGCAGCCGCAGGGTTCGTGA